One Sphingopyxis macrogoltabida genomic region harbors:
- the pspC gene encoding envelope stress response membrane protein PspC — MAASRTKFYLDKQNAKWSGVCAGIADYSGIDVLWVRVGAVLLTLMGGFPWTLIAYWMVAWMGTPKPFALYGSNEEAKFWQGVRSNPTASTRDIKSRFRDIDRRLADIELYYTSHNRRLADEIDSLR, encoded by the coding sequence ATGGCTGCCAGCCGTACCAAATTCTATCTCGATAAGCAGAACGCCAAGTGGAGTGGCGTGTGCGCCGGGATCGCGGACTATAGCGGGATCGACGTGCTCTGGGTCCGTGTCGGCGCGGTGCTGCTGACGCTGATGGGGGGCTTTCCCTGGACGCTGATCGCCTATTGGATGGTCGCCTGGATGGGAACGCCGAAGCCTTTCGCGCTCTATGGCTCGAACGAGGAAGCGAAATTCTGGCAGGGCGTGCGCTCGAACCCGACCGCGTCGACCCGCGACATCAAGTCGCGCTTCCGCGACATCGACCGGCGGCTCGCCGACATCGAGCTTTACTACACCAGCCACAACCGTCGCCTCGCCGACGAGATCGACAGCCTGCGCTGA